GAAAAAACGATGCTTTTTATTATCTAATTGTTTTACAATAATAAGAGAGTAATCTATTTTTCGAAAAGAAAGGAGGAAGGTGTTGCAAATATTCAACATCTATAAACTACATGAGATTATTAAAAAAACTATTAATCGGAATGGTTGTCATAGCATCCGTAATCAGTATTTCCACTTATATGATGATCCAGCTACTCAAGTCTACCAATAATCCCGTACAAGAATATGTAGATGAAGGTCCGAGTGTTGAAGAATTTATTGGCTCCATTGCAGAAACTGCAAGGCAGCTTGGAGCAGAAAATGACCTCTATGCATCTGTGATGATTGCACAAGCCATTTTAGAGAGCAAGCAAGGGGAAAGTGGTCTTGGTTCATCTCCTAATAACAATCTATTTGGCATGAAAGGTAAATATCAAAACGATTCCGTGACACTTGAAACATTTGAGGATGATGGCTCTGGTAATCTAACAACTGTGATGGCTGAATTCCGCAAATATCCTTCCTATGAAGAATCCATGAAGGATTATGTCCATTTACTTCGCAACGGTGTATCCTGGAACAAAAATTTTTATACTGGTGTCTTTAAAAGTAATACAAAGTCCTATACAGATGCGACAAAATTTTTGACAGGCTCCTACGCAACGGATTCAACATACAACGAAAAGCTAAATAACCTAATTGCCAAGTACGACCTACAACAATATGACAGCCCCGTAAAAATAAAAAAAACCATTACAGTCGCAGATGGTGACTCTCTGATGCATATTGCACAGGCTCATAATGTTAAGGTCACATCTATTAAGCAATGGAACCAGCTTCGCACAGATACTATTGAAGCTGGACAACAATTAAATATTTATCAATATTGAGAAAAAAAGCTACCTAAAAATAGCAAACTACGAGGTATTCAACATCCTGACCGTTGAATACCTCTTTTTTCTCTCAAGATTCATCGTTCTTTATAAAATAAGCTCCCAACTGCTGTAATGGTCGTTGCTAAATCTTTACGATATAACGCATGCTGTTCATCTAGACTATTAATATTAACCTCATTACCACCGAGCGATGAATGTACATAAAGTGTCTGACCAATATACATTGCAACATGACCTGGGAAAAATAATAAATCTCCTTTTTGCATGCGTTCAAATGTTATTTCTTTAATTGGAAAACCTTCTGCGATTTTAGCATCACGGAAAATCGTTACGCCATTTAGCATATAAGCTATTGAACACAAGCCAGAGCAATCAATGCCAAGCGGTGACTTTCCTCCCCAGCGATACGGGGTTGCTAAATAGCTAAGTGCCGTTTGCACGACATTTTCTCGGAAGACATACTCCGTAAGGCTATTTTCTGCAACTTTTTGGAGCAGCCATTGTTGACGTAAATAACCTATTTCTCCTGTCGCCAATTGAATTGCTGCCCATTCCTTATTTAATGGCTCATCTGAAACGACATGCACAACTGACCCTTTTACGAATGTCATTATTATCGAGCTTTGAATTTTCGGTTCTTGTAAAACATCTGCAAAACGCTGGTTAATAACATGTTGGGCTTTTTGAAGCCACGTACTTGTGTTCTGATCATCTATGAGCAAATCCCTTTTCTCACAATAGCCTTCGTAGCGGTAGGCAGTTTGAATACGGACCCAATCATTCGCTAGCTCCTCTATAACTTGAACAGGCATACCATAGAGGACTTCATCAATTAGCTCCGAAGCACTATCTGGTTTAGCATGTAAATTCGCAATCATAGCAATGACAATTGCATTCATATCGCCTCTCCTTTCAGTCCAATCAGATTGTCATAAACGGCCTTTGATAGATGACCTATTATTTGCCGAGCGATATCATTTTCAGTAACTTCTGTAATAAATACCCCAATACAATAATCTTGAACGTCACTGTAAACAAT
The genomic region above belongs to Lysinibacillus sp. FSL W8-0992 and contains:
- a CDS encoding glucosaminidase domain-containing protein, coding for MRLLKKLLIGMVVIASVISISTYMMIQLLKSTNNPVQEYVDEGPSVEEFIGSIAETARQLGAENDLYASVMIAQAILESKQGESGLGSSPNNNLFGMKGKYQNDSVTLETFEDDGSGNLTTVMAEFRKYPSYEESMKDYVHLLRNGVSWNKNFYTGVFKSNTKSYTDATKFLTGSYATDSTYNEKLNNLIAKYDLQQYDSPVKIKKTITVADGDSLMHIAQAHNVKVTSIKQWNQLRTDTIEAGQQLNIYQY
- a CDS encoding SH3 domain-containing C40 family peptidase, producing MNAIVIAMIANLHAKPDSASELIDEVLYGMPVQVIEELANDWVRIQTAYRYEGYCEKRDLLIDDQNTSTWLQKAQHVINQRFADVLQEPKIQSSIIMTFVKGSVVHVVSDEPLNKEWAAIQLATGEIGYLRQQWLLQKVAENSLTEYVFRENVVQTALSYLATPYRWGGKSPLGIDCSGLCSIAYMLNGVTIFRDAKIAEGFPIKEITFERMQKGDLLFFPGHVAMYIGQTLYVHSSLGGNEVNINSLDEQHALYRKDLATTITAVGSLFYKER